Within the Aspergillus luchuensis IFO 4308 DNA, chromosome 5, nearly complete sequence genome, the region ACGGGCCCTTCGTAGGAGTAGATTCTTGCCCGTGGGTGGATTATTGTGCTCGCTCCGATGGAGATTGGGTGTGAGCCTTGGATTAGCAGGCTTTCGGAGATGGTGGCGCTGGGGTGCGCGGTTATGGGagtgcggtggtggtgcgagggggtggatggggagggggtgcgCGTTGCTGGGTGTggtgggagggtggtggtttgaggtgtgttgttgatgttgatgttgattgtggtggtggttgggatgggtGGTGTTGTCGGGGGTCCATTTTCAGATTGGTGGCAGTGTGAGGTTGTAGAGAAGAGGTAGTTGAGAGTGGCGAGAAGGGcttgtaggtaggtaggcgATAGACTGGATAGTGtctgttgtgttgtgttgttgatTGCGCTTGCGGATGTACGGTGAAAGTTGATTGAAGTCCGCGGAGGTGAGTTGTGGAGACCGAGACGGGCCCGTGAGTACACCCCAGAGGAAGAATAGCACTATCATATTCCGTTATAGATTATCACCATGTTTGATACAGAAAATCAGTGAAATTCTGTCCACATCAAAagtataagtatataatcgTCATCTATCCCAACCGGgtatctatcatcatcatatctaAGCAAAACCCAACTAAACGCCAACACCCATATCTACAAACCCATATTTATAACCCaccccacacacacacacaacatCACTCTTCATCCCCATTCTGTACATCCCCCTCCTTGCGCTGCTTAATCCCATTCCTCTTTCGCCACGCCCAAACTCCCcgatccacctcctccctcgtcaTCCCATCCTTGACCAGACAAAACGTCACCCCCAACTCAGTCTCAACATTCCGATTTCTcgcctcatcatcaaagaaCAGCATCTCCTCATACGCCACCCCACTCGCCTGCTGAATGCGCGAGAAATGCTGCGTCTTGTTCGCCGGGAAAATCTGCACATAGTCGAAGTAATCCAGAGCGCGCACCGACTTAGTCTTCGCCGCGGGGTTATCAGAGAACGTAGGGATGATGTGCAGCGCTTTAAGCATGTCACGGGCGAGATCGGGGGTGTGAGTGCGCGAGGCTAGAGCCAGCGGAATGTTCTTGCTTTTGCAGGCGTAGACGATCGAGGAGACGGCGGGGTAGAAGGCGAACGATTCGTTCCAGCTGCGGTGAGGTAATGGTGTGAGTTATACGGTAGTGGTTTTTGCTAGGGGGATGAGGGGACATACCGATCCGTGCAGCGGGAATTGTTGTCGCGGGGTTTGATAGGGGCGCTGACGTGCGTGTCGACCCAGAATGGCCAGAGAGTGTAGTCGAGATCAAAGGCAATCAGTTTCGGGAGGGGAAGGCCGTCGTTGAAGGTGGCGGGCGAGATGGAGGCATCTTCTAAGGGCTGAGTGTTGGTTCTTTTGGTCCGCATCATGGTTTTTTGCGCCGAGGGAGGATTCTGGATCGACACGCTATCTCTCGATTATAGGGAAAGTGTGAGAAGTAAAGTAGAGGTGAATGGTGGAGTTGAAGGTGAAggtgaaggcgaagatggcgaagatggatAATGAGGGGTCACGTGCGGGGAAAGGGGATTCACTCAAAGACTGAGTGAGGCATCTTGGAGTAAAACTTCGATCCTGAGTTACGATAGTTCTTACAACTATTACGCAGAAATCAATTTTCATCATCCTTATCATTATTAAGCTATTATTATGGAGTCGCCAGACAAGGATCCCGTTGATCAGTGTCATACAAAGATCGGGCTCTGGCCGGCAAACATCCCGATTCTGAGTTGAGCACCTTCATCGACTGATCACTCGTACAGTGGCTCTCCTTTTAGAACTTTTAAAATCATGTCTTCTTCGTTTCACATTGCGATCTGAAAGTCCTGTCCTGCAGTTTTCATTTTCTCCTTCATCGACTGTGTTCGGGACACATTCACCTTGGATCGATCAGCCTTCCACACGCTGTAGTTGAAGCAATCCAACGTCTGAAGGAGCTTCCAAATCTGTTGGTGCTCTTCGGCGCCTTGGAATGTTTGTGCGTGTTCGAGGGCCTCCCAGCTAGCGGCATACTTCAGAATGCAATTCTGCTGCACATTGTCAAGCAACCCATTCGCGCTGACAACATAGGCAATCGTTCGTCGCCAAACCTTTAAGGGAACGTCGAACCGCAACACGCGGTCTTCTTCAGGGTCCTGGCTCCTTGTACCCGAGCTTGAGGATGCTGCAGAAGGGAACGGCATAACTTCAGCCGCAACAGCCGCTTTCATCGATGCAGATGGTTCATATGCCTCCTGAGGCGTGGGAAATTCGGAGACGAACGCTTTATAGCGGGAGTAGGATGGACCGGCGCGTTGTCCGGCCCTTTCAGGAGCAGTGTTTGTCACCGGAGGGCCCATGTGCGCGATATCTTCACCTGGATACGAGTATGCACCAGTATTAGGTTCGACAAACCGCACGCGAGTCCGGTTACGAGGCTCAACAAACTCCACATGGGCGTAGTTTGGCCCATCAGATGAGCTGTCGTCTTCTTGAATCCACTCCGCCTCTTTCTCGCCTTCGTCCGCGCGTACGTTATTCTCGACATCGGCACCTTCCACCTTAATATCCGATCCCGGACGAttgtcatcatccagcaagATGGTCCGTGATATGAGCATCATTTTCAGTGCGGTGCTCCAAAGTGTGCTGCTATGCACGCCTTCTGTCTTGATTGCCTCAAGTTGGACGCGTTTGCAGAGACGAGCGTATTCGAGTTTCAGATTCTTCTCAACCTGATTTGTGGGTTTCTCGTCATGGTCTTGTCCTTTGGTTCTGTCGCGGCTGGCATACTCTGTGCCGTCATTCTCGTTCATACTCTGCCCTTCAGCCTCTGTATCGGACACCACATCACGAAGACTTTCTGCCACCTCCAGAAGCCGCACTGTGTACGGCGGGAGATCATTGGTAGGGCGCCAAATTATGCTCATGCACAGGGACGCAGTTTGAGGGAGAGTCACAGACTTCCCTGGAGGAAGAAATTTAAGTAGGTGCTCCGGCGTGTGTTGAGCTTTGAGCATGCTTTGCAGATGAAGGGCACTGGTGTTGGACAGTCCAATCTCCGATAGGACGAGATGAGGAATGGAACGCAGACCTCGAGTGCAAGTATACTGCGCCTGTTCGGCCCATTCGATTTGTGTGTGGCCTAGAAAAGGTCATCTGTTAGTTCCAGATACATACCTAAAAGATGAAGCCGTGCACCTACTCTTCTGACGGGCGTTTTTACCCTTGTCAGGCGACTTCTTGGATCCCTTAGGCTCGTTTTCCTTGTCCGACAACTTCATTCTAGCCAGATCATCAATTGAATCACCTTCGGCGTCAGGGTTAGGACCAATAATGTCCGGAGCGTCACTCAAAAGCCAGTCGAGGTCACTTTTGAGGTAGACCCGCGCGAAGTGCTCAATGCCCAGACAACCAAGGGGGTTGCCACCCAGATcaagcttcttgagcatgaAACAATGTTTGAAGTTCCCGAGGAAGGCCTCCCACTTTTCAACATCTTCCGCAGTCTCAATGTGAAGCTGGTTCTTGGAGAGATCCAGTTCCCGAAGGTCATCGATCGACAAAGCGACTACCTCTGCCAGTTTAGCCAACGACTCCACGGTAAGCTGGTTACCTTGCAAGTGGAGCTCAGCGACCCGTACTATGCGGGAGGTATGAACTTTGCCCTCTCTAACTTCTTTGATTTCAAATTTGATGCATTCGATCAAGACATCGATGAACTGGTTGAGGCCATCATCCGTCAACTCTTTCCCGGTAATATCGATTTCAACGACAGGGTCTCGCAAAGCTGAACCATGGTTGCCCGGTTTACTGCCATCTTCAGGCGGCAATCGCTTTTTCTATAAGCAGTTGTCAGTCTACTTCGCTAGATTTCAGACCACTCGACTGCTACCTACCAAGCTAGTTAAGACAGCCTGGCCCGCTTTGATGCCTCTGATCTTTCGCTACGAAgcaagtcatcatcagcctCTGTCTTCTAGAGTTATCATAAATTGAAACTCAACGAAAGAACTCACGCCAAGGTAGTTGAGCTTCCCCATATTGAGGAACAACCACGAAGGTACGGTGTGCAACTTCTCTGGTTCCAAGTTAGCATACCTGCTTCAAGAGTACTGATGGGTCGAAGATAACAGAAGTGATAAAACCGATGAAAGACGGGATATATCGTGCCCAACTATTCGCTTAGCGAAAGTCAAGTCATGATGCAGTGCGCCGTGCGGGCGCGTCACCTGTGTCAAAGTACACAACCCCGAAGACAAAAAGACAGGATTCTGTGAAAAAAGGAATCATATTGAATCACATACCTGACTATTGATGTGCTTCGAAGTTAGTTTCG harbors:
- a CDS encoding uncharacterized protein (COG:S;~EggNog:ENOG410PW80;~InterPro:IPR001611;~PFAM:PF00560;~go_function: GO:0005515 - protein binding [Evidence IEA]), whose product is MGKLNYLGRKIRGIKAGQAVLTSLKKRLPPEDGSKPGNHGSALRDPVVEIDITGKELTDDGLNQFIDVLIECIKFEIKEVREGKVHTSRIVRVAELHLQGNQLTVESLAKLAEVVALSIDDLRELDLSKNQLHIETAEDVEKWEAFLGNFKHCFMLKKLDLGGNPLGCLGIEHFARVYLKSDLDWLLSDAPDIIGPNPDAEGDSIDDLARMKLSDKENEPKGSKKSPDKGKNARQKSHTQIEWAEQAQYTCTRGLRSIPHLVLSEIGLSNTSALHLQSMLKAQHTPEHLLKFLPPGKSVTLPQTASLCMSIIWRPTNDLPPYTVRLLEVAESLRDVVSDTEAEGQSMNENDGTEYASRDRTKGQDHDEKPTNQVEKNLKLEYARLCKRVQLEAIKTEGVHSSTLWSTALKMMLISRTILLDDDNRPGSDIKVEGADVENNVRADEGEKEAEWIQEDDSSSDGPNYAHVEFVEPRNRTRVRFVEPNTGAYSYPGEDIAHMGPPVTNTAPERAGQRAGPSYSRYKAFVSEFPTPQEAYEPSASMKAAVAAEVMPFPSAASSSSGTRSQDPEEDRVLRFDVPLKVWRRTIAYVVSANGLLDNVQQNCILKYAASWEALEHAQTFQGAEEHQQIWKLLQTLDCFNYSVWKADRSKVNVSRTQSMKEKMKTAGQDFQIAM
- a CDS encoding Mg-dependent acid phosphatase (BUSCO:EOG092651OF;~COG:S;~EggNog:ENOG410PNWG;~InterPro:IPR035679,IPR010036,IPR010033,IPR036412, IPR023214;~PFAM:PF12689;~go_function: GO:0016791 - phosphatase activity [Evidence IEA]) → MMRTKRTNTQPLEDASISPATFNDGLPLPKLIAFDLDYTLWPFWVDTHVSAPIKPRDNNSRCTDRWNESFAFYPAVSSIVYACKSKNIPLALASRTHTPDLARDMLKALHIIPTFSDNPAAKTKSVRALDYFDYVQIFPANKTQHFSRIQQASGVAYEEMLFFDDEARNRNVETELGVTFCLVKDGMTREEVDRGVWAWRKRNGIKQRKEGDVQNGDEE